A single region of the Nicotiana sylvestris chromosome 6, ASM39365v2, whole genome shotgun sequence genome encodes:
- the LOC104233193 gene encoding probable xyloglucan endotransglucosylase/hydrolase protein 26, which translates to MFKIMASSRLLSLSNLFILAIAFHLVSVNGMFSDNMYINWGAHHSWMQGNDLQLVLDQSAGSGVQSKGAFLFGSIEMQIKLVPGNSAGTVTAYYLSSTGDKHDEIDFEFLGNVSGQPYIIHTNIFTQGAGGREQQFYPWFDPTADYHNYTIHWNPSAVVWYVDGIPIRVYKNYQSQGILYPNAQGMKVYSSLWNADNWATRGGLDKIDWTNAPFIAKYRNFAPRACPWYGPGSIRQCAAPTPNNWYTSYEYSQLSYAKQGQMNWVRNNYMIYDYCKDKTRFNGQIPGECFKPQI; encoded by the exons ATGTTCAAAATTATGGCCAGCTCTCGACTTCTTTCTTTGTCTAATTTGTTCATTTTGGCAATTGCATTTCATTTGGTTTCAGTCAATGGAATGTTCTCAGATAACATGTATATTAACTGGGGTGCCCATCATTCTTGGATGCAAGGAAATGATCTTCAGCTTGTCCTTGATCAATCCGCAG GTTCGGGTGTACAATCAAAAGGAGCATTTCTTTTTGGAAGCATAGAAATGCAAATAAAATTAGTACCTGGAAATTCTGCTGGAACAGTCACAGCATACTAT TTGTCATCTACTGGTGACAAGCACGACGAGATCGACTTCGAGTTTTTGGGAAATGTATCAGGGCAACCATATATTATACACACAAATATTTTTACTCAAGGTGCAGGAGGCAGGGAACAACAATTCTATCCGTGGTTTGATCCAACTGCTGATTACCATAACTATACCATTCATTGGAACCCCAGTGCAGTTGT ATGGTACGTTGACGGTATACCAATCAGAGTATACAAGAATTATCAGAGCCAGGGAATTCTCTATCCGAACGCACAAGGAATGAAGGTTTACTCTAGCCTTTGGAACGCCGATAACTGGGCAACCAGAGGCGGCCTTGACAAGATTGACTGGACCAATGCTCCATTTATAGCCAAGTACAGAAATTTCGCGCCGCGAGCTTGTCCCTGGTATGGACCAGGTAGCATTCGCCAATGTGCTGCTCCAACTCCAAATAATTGGTATACTTCTTATGAGTATAGTCAATTGAGCTATGCTAAGCAAGGGCAAATGAATTGGGTAAGGAACAATTACATGATCTATGATTATTGTAAAGATAAGACGCGATTCAATGGACAGATTCCAGGAGAATGTTTTAAGCCTCAAATCTAA